One segment of Rhinatrema bivittatum chromosome 14, aRhiBiv1.1, whole genome shotgun sequence DNA contains the following:
- the LOC115076278 gene encoding uncharacterized protein LOC115076278 isoform X2, with translation MAQHDKKPTLLEEPRRPSVFDVFSLTVTDELFRGTISEKPEEELKETEEREVEKGSPEVPAAEYLSETPVNIPALGNLPKRDVSSLEGLSQEEDASLTCFFRRFYIVLANVAVVLVVSAAALSICLILRYGHNSSSERACPDYVELCMPVDNCSLTGGINSCSSAKQQANISHISTTDYRNPVVLLGRSSLLQVYNVSEGRYYTICHKGWDPIFGRMTCRELGFNSHADSEAVDLRLSEPSCLDSFAIVTKVEEHADHIENFLMPVLWPSCHHSPAHCWRVPIGRGHLAMAGEPAMGEETHLWRIHHFLSVGPQRSPLLCAVQSVDSQ, from the exons ATGGCACAGCATGATAAGAAACCTACTTTG CTCGAGGAGCCGAGAAGACCCTCTGTGTTTGACGTTTTCTCCCTGACTGTCACTGATGAG CTATTCAGAGGCACTATCTCAGAGAAACCTGAGGAGGAACTAAAGGAAACAGAAGAGAGGGAGGTGGAGAAGGGATCCCCCGAAGTACCTGCCGCAGAGTACCTCAGTGAGACCCCAGTGAACATCCCAGCTCTTGGGAACCTACCAAAACGAG ATGTTTCTAGCTTGGAGGGGCTCAGCCAAGAGGAAGATGCTTCCCTTACTTGTTTCTTTCGCCGATTCTACATTGTTCTTGCCAATGTGGCCGTGGTACTGGTGGTGTCAGCGGCTGCTCTATCCATCTGCCTCATCC TCAGATATGGCCATAACTCATCTTCAGAACGGGCATGTCCAGATTACGTGGAGCTATGCATGCCAGTGGACAACTGCTCCCTGACTGGTGGCATCAACTCCTGCTCCTCAGCCAAGCAACAGGCCAATATAAGCCACATCTCCACCACTG ATTACCGGAACCCTGTGGTGCTTCTGGGCCGCAGTTCTCTTCTCCAGGTGTACAATGTGTCAGAGGGGCGGTATTATACCATCTGCCATAAGGGCTGGGACCCCATCTTTGGGAGGATGACCTGCAGGGAACTGGGATTTAACAG CCATGCCGACTCGGAAGCAGTGGACTTGCGACTCTCTGAACCCAGCTGCCTGGACAGCTTTGCCATAGTGACTAAAGTCGAAGAACACGCCGACCACATAGAAAACTTCCTGATGCCAGT ACTGTGGCCGTCCTGCCACCACAGCCCAGCGCATTGTTGGAGGGTCCCCATCGGCAGAGGGCACCTGGCCATGGCAGGTGAGCCTGCAATGGGAGAGGAGACACATCTGTGGAGGATCCATCATTTCCtctcagtgggtcctcagcgcaGCCCACTGCTTTGTGCT GTCCAATCTGTTGACAGTCAATAA
- the LOC115076278 gene encoding uncharacterized protein LOC115076278 isoform X3, with the protein MAQHDKKPTLLEEPRRPSVFDVFSLTVTDELFRGTISEKPEEELKETEEREVEKGSPEVPAAEYLSETPVNIPALGNLPKRDVSSLEGLSQEEDASLTCFFRRFYIVLANVAVVLVVSAAALSICLILRYGHNSSSERACPDYVELCMPVDNCSLTGGINSCSSAKQQANISHISTTDYRNPVVLLGRSSLLQVYNVSEGRYYTICHKGWDPIFGRMTCRELGFNSHADSEAVDLRLSEPSCLDSFAIVTKVEEHADHIENFLMPVYTQARVPARLPPTVPGQRKLLDHRLGPCSGGWKSNSNP; encoded by the exons ATGGCACAGCATGATAAGAAACCTACTTTG CTCGAGGAGCCGAGAAGACCCTCTGTGTTTGACGTTTTCTCCCTGACTGTCACTGATGAG CTATTCAGAGGCACTATCTCAGAGAAACCTGAGGAGGAACTAAAGGAAACAGAAGAGAGGGAGGTGGAGAAGGGATCCCCCGAAGTACCTGCCGCAGAGTACCTCAGTGAGACCCCAGTGAACATCCCAGCTCTTGGGAACCTACCAAAACGAG ATGTTTCTAGCTTGGAGGGGCTCAGCCAAGAGGAAGATGCTTCCCTTACTTGTTTCTTTCGCCGATTCTACATTGTTCTTGCCAATGTGGCCGTGGTACTGGTGGTGTCAGCGGCTGCTCTATCCATCTGCCTCATCC TCAGATATGGCCATAACTCATCTTCAGAACGGGCATGTCCAGATTACGTGGAGCTATGCATGCCAGTGGACAACTGCTCCCTGACTGGTGGCATCAACTCCTGCTCCTCAGCCAAGCAACAGGCCAATATAAGCCACATCTCCACCACTG ATTACCGGAACCCTGTGGTGCTTCTGGGCCGCAGTTCTCTTCTCCAGGTGTACAATGTGTCAGAGGGGCGGTATTATACCATCTGCCATAAGGGCTGGGACCCCATCTTTGGGAGGATGACCTGCAGGGAACTGGGATTTAACAG CCATGCCGACTCGGAAGCAGTGGACTTGCGACTCTCTGAACCCAGCTGCCTGGACAGCTTTGCCATAGTGACTAAAGTCGAAGAACACGCCGACCACATAGAAAACTTCCTGATGCCAGT ATACACTCAGGCCCGTGTGCCTGCCAGGCTACCGCCAACAGTTCCAGGccagaggaaactgctggatcacCGGTTGGGGCCATGTAGTGGAGGGTG GAAAAGTAACTCCAATCCTTAG
- the LOC115076278 gene encoding uncharacterized protein LOC115076278 isoform X1, whose amino-acid sequence MAQHDKKPTLLEEPRRPSVFDVFSLTVTDELFRGTISEKPEEELKETEEREVEKGSPEVPAAEYLSETPVNIPALGNLPKRDVSSLEGLSQEEDASLTCFFRRFYIVLANVAVVLVVSAAALSICLILRYGHNSSSERACPDYVELCMPVDNCSLTGGINSCSSAKQQANISHISTTDYRNPVVLLGRSSLLQVYNVSEGRYYTICHKGWDPIFGRMTCRELGFNSHADSEAVDLRLSEPSCLDSFAIVTKVEEHADHIENFLMPVLWPSCHHSPAHCWRVPIGRGHLAMAGEPAMGEETHLWRIHHFLSVGPQRSPLLCAVSIISLTCLVLQPIDWKVLSNPDVVSQQPWSSFTQKLVPISFVPISKNDISHPSPENDCYSRQSHIPKDDFPNNSHPRLMTSSASSSVSLFGVWSFLLSCHIP is encoded by the exons ATGGCACAGCATGATAAGAAACCTACTTTG CTCGAGGAGCCGAGAAGACCCTCTGTGTTTGACGTTTTCTCCCTGACTGTCACTGATGAG CTATTCAGAGGCACTATCTCAGAGAAACCTGAGGAGGAACTAAAGGAAACAGAAGAGAGGGAGGTGGAGAAGGGATCCCCCGAAGTACCTGCCGCAGAGTACCTCAGTGAGACCCCAGTGAACATCCCAGCTCTTGGGAACCTACCAAAACGAG ATGTTTCTAGCTTGGAGGGGCTCAGCCAAGAGGAAGATGCTTCCCTTACTTGTTTCTTTCGCCGATTCTACATTGTTCTTGCCAATGTGGCCGTGGTACTGGTGGTGTCAGCGGCTGCTCTATCCATCTGCCTCATCC TCAGATATGGCCATAACTCATCTTCAGAACGGGCATGTCCAGATTACGTGGAGCTATGCATGCCAGTGGACAACTGCTCCCTGACTGGTGGCATCAACTCCTGCTCCTCAGCCAAGCAACAGGCCAATATAAGCCACATCTCCACCACTG ATTACCGGAACCCTGTGGTGCTTCTGGGCCGCAGTTCTCTTCTCCAGGTGTACAATGTGTCAGAGGGGCGGTATTATACCATCTGCCATAAGGGCTGGGACCCCATCTTTGGGAGGATGACCTGCAGGGAACTGGGATTTAACAG CCATGCCGACTCGGAAGCAGTGGACTTGCGACTCTCTGAACCCAGCTGCCTGGACAGCTTTGCCATAGTGACTAAAGTCGAAGAACACGCCGACCACATAGAAAACTTCCTGATGCCAGT ACTGTGGCCGTCCTGCCACCACAGCCCAGCGCATTGTTGGAGGGTCCCCATCGGCAGAGGGCACCTGGCCATGGCAGGTGAGCCTGCAATGGGAGAGGAGACACATCTGTGGAGGATCCATCATTTCCtctcagtgggtcctcagcgcaGCCCACTGCTTTGTGCTGTGAGTATCATATCCCTGACTTGCCTTGTTTTGCAACCCATCGATTGGAAAGTTCTGTCCAATCCTGATGTGGTGTCACAACAGCCATGGTCCTCCTTTACCCAAAAGCTGGTTCCCATAAGCTTTGTTCCCATATCCAAAAATGATATCAGTCATCCTTCCCCAGAAAATGACTGCTACAGCAGACAATCCCATATTCCTAAGGATGACTTCCCCAATAATTCTCATCCTAGGCTGATGACTTCATCTGCCAGCAGCTCTGTATCTCTCTTTGGAGTCTGGTCATTCTTGCTGTCCTGTCATATTCCTTAG